In Lepus europaeus isolate LE1 chromosome 8, mLepTim1.pri, whole genome shotgun sequence, a single genomic region encodes these proteins:
- the LOC133766054 gene encoding alcohol dehydrogenase class-2 isozyme 1 — protein sequence MGTKGKVIKCKAAIAWEAGKPLCIEEVEVAPPKAHEVRVQIIAAGLCRSDTHVISPKFEGAFLPVILGHEGAGIVESVGPGVTNVKPGDKVIPLYIPHCRKCKFCLSPLTNFCEKFCKGKNPLIEQELMEDKTSRFTCKGKSIYHFFGISAFSQYTVVKDINLAKIDDDANLERVCLLGCGFSTGYGAAINTAKVTPGSTCAVFGLGGVGLSAIIGCKTAGASRIIAIDINSDKFPKAKALGATDCLNPKELNKPVQDVIVEMTNGGVDFAIDCAGGSEVMKATVECTTVGWGLCTFVGVNLADKGLAISPMELIMGRTLKGTNFGGWDAETVPKLVSDYKNGKFDLDALVTHTLPFDKINEALNLLNQGKSIRTVLIF from the exons GTTATTAAATGCAAAGCAGCCATCGCCTGGGAAGCAGGAAAGCCCCTCTGCATTGAGGAGGTTGAGGTAGCTCCTCCCAAGGCTCATGAAGTTCGAGTTCAG ATAATTGCTGCTGGCCTATGTCGTTCTGATACCCATGTGATCAGTCCTAAATTTGAAGGGGCTTTTCTCCCAGTGATTCTTGGCCATGAAGGAGCAGGGATTGTTGAAAGTGTTGGGCCAGGAGTGACCAATGTCAAACCAG GAGACAAAGTAATCCCACTGTATATACCTCATTGTAGAAAATGCAAATTCTGCCTGAGTCCACTCACAAACTTTTGTGAAAAATTCTG CAAAGGTAAAAATCCTTTAATTGAGCAAGAACTAATGGAAGACAAAACAAGCAGGTTTACCTGCAAAGGAAAATCAATTTACCATTTCTTTGGAATCAGTGCCTTCTCTCAGTACACTGTGGTGAAAGATATCAATCTTGCCAAAATAGATGACGATGCAAATTTAGAAAGAGTTTGTCTGCTTGGATGTGGCTTTTCCACTGGCTATGGAGCTGCAATCAACACGGCAAAG GTCACTCCTGGTTCTACATGTGCAGTCTTTGGCCTAGGAGGTGTAGGTCTTTCTGCTATAATAGGCTGTAAAACAGCAGGAGCTTCCAGAATCATAGCCATTGACATCAACAGTGACAAGTTTCCAAAGGCCAAAGCTCTGGGAGCCACTGACTGCCTCAATCCTAAAGAACTAAATAAACCTGTACAGGATGTCATTGTTGAGATGACCAACGGAGGTGTGGATTTTGCTATTGACTGTGCAGGTGGATCAGAAGTCAtg AAAGCAACCGTGGAGTGCACAACAGTAGGCTGGGGATTGTGTACTTTCGTTGGAGTCAATTTAGCTGACAAAGGATTGGCTATTTCTCCAATGGAACTAATAATGGGCCGTActttaaaaggaacaaattttgGTG GTTGGGATGCAGAAACTGTCCCAAAGCTGGTTTCTGACTACAAGAATGGGAAATTTGATCTGGATGCATTGGTGACCCATACCCTGCCATTTGACAAAATCAATGAGGCACTGAATCTATTGAATCAAGGGAAAAG CATCCGAACCGTCCTGATCTTTTGA